In Chitinophagaceae bacterium, the DNA window TTTGAAAGCCACTCATGTCGGGCATTTCAATATCAAGAAAAACCAGCTCCGGATGATGTTTTTGAATCGCTTTTAATCCATCACTTCCATTTTCACAGGTGGCCAGTAATTCTATCTCCGGAAAAAACTTCCTGAATAACTGTTGCAGCTGATCACGTGTATAAAGGTCGTCGTCAATAAGCAGGGCCTTAATCATCTCGTTTACTTATGAATTTACCTTCAATTCATTTTTTACTTCTTCCAGCGCTGCCGTGCAATCGTTCATCAGCAATTCAACGTCACCGGTAATGCGTTCTTCACGATGGTAATTTGATTCAATTGTTTCAGCCAGTTTTTTAGCCCTGCTTAATCCAAGCGATGCCATTTGCGGTTTCATTACGTGAACTGTTTTCCTGATAAGAGTGAAGTCTTGCGTTTCCAATGCCTTTTTCAAAGTTGACATACGCGCAGGTATCAATTCATAAAAAAGCCGCAGGTAACGGGTAACCTGAACAGCATCACCAGCCACGAGATGCTCTAAATGATCGAGGTGTATCCATTGATACTTTTCAGTTGGCTGTATGATGGTTTCCGATAAAACAGGTTTGTCTTCTTCCGTTGAATTTTCTTTGTGCCTGCCGTCCATTTTTTTGCCCAGCGATGATCCAATGGCCTTCAACAATTCCTTTGCAGAAAATGGTTTTGGTACATAACTGTTCATGCCGGCTTCTAAACATTTATCAATATCGCTGCGGATTACAGAGGCTGTAAGCGCGATAATCGGAATGGAATTTTTTAATTCGTTTCGAATGATTGCTGTTGTTTCGAAACCATCCATTTCCGGCATTTGAACATCCATGAGGATGAGATGGAAGTCGTTAGCCGTTATTCCTGAATCATTAGATGTTGTAACTGGTGCGAGTGCAGAAAGTATTTCCTTCCCGTTTTTACAAATACGAACAGTTACATTGGGGATGTATCTTTTCAGCATGTCATGAATCAGCAACTGATTATATTCATTGTCTTCTGCCACTAAGATGCTGATGCCTTGCAATTCTTCGCCCATGTCTTCTTCATACACCAATTCATTTTGTTGCAGCAGTTGCCATTCTGCTGATGTCGGAATTGTATAGGGAATGGTGAATGAAAAGACGGATCCCATTCCTTCATTGCTGTCTACTTCAAGGGTTCCCTGCATCATTTCCACAAGGGTTCTGCTGATGGTTAATCCAAGTCCTGTTCCGCCACTGCTTTTTTTGTTGGAGTCAGCCTGCGAAAAACTTTCAAATATTTTCTGCAACTGATCTTTTGGAATTCCAGGCCCTGTATCTGTTAGCGAGAAGGTGATGGTCTTTGCTACAGGATCAGCAGAAGTGCTGAGAACAACTGTTCCGGCGGTAGTAAATTTCATAGCATTTGCCGTCAGGTTCATCAATACCTGCGTAAGTCTTGCTGCATCACCGGATAGTAAAGGCGGGACATGTTCGCCCACTTGTAATTTCCAATTCAATTTTTTTTCTGCCGCTTTCAATTCAAATGTTTCATAGATAAGATTGAGCACATCGTGCAGGCGGAATGGTGCTTTTTCAAATTGCATTTTTCCCGCCTCGAGCTTACTGAGATCAAGTACATCATTGATGACGACCAATAAATTATCGGTTGATTTTTTTATCGTATTGAGGTATCGCAACTTTTTTTCCGGGGATTCTTCGTCAAACAGTAAACTGGTAAAACCGGAAATCGCATTGAGCGGTGTCCTGATCTCATGACTCATGTTTGCAAGAAACTGCGATTTAAATTTTTCACTTTTCTCCGCGCGGAGCTGTTCCTTTTCAGCACGTTGTTTCTGTTCTTCAATCACTTTGTTTTGAAGTTGCAGCTGCTTTCCTGCACGTTGCTTGATCTGGTAGCGGTTGAATAACAGGAACGCAATCATTAATAGTACTGCGACACCGGCAATCAGCAAGTTTTTGATCAGGCGTTGCTGATTCACTTCTTTCTGCTGCAATAATTTTTCTTTGTTGAGCAATTCAATTTCCTTTTCCTTCTGTGCGATGCTGTATTTGCGCTCCAACTGTTCCGTTGCTGAAGTTTTTGCAATAGCGTTAAGGGTGTCGTGCAGCGACTCATATTTCAATGCATACTTAAAAGCATTTTCATAATCACCCATGCCTGCATACGTATTGGCCAATCCTTTGAGCGTGTATTCCAACTGATCCTGGAAATCTGCAGGTTCCAGCAAAGCCTCTGATTTCTTATAGTATTCAAGCGCTGACTTATAATCTTTACGTAGTAAATAAATTTCAGCTGCGCCGCCGTACGTTCCGCCCACCAGGAGATTTTCATAACCATTATCGTTATATAACGTCAGTGCCAGCTGATAATAGTAAATAGAACTATCAAGATTCCGGGTTTCGCGATATTGATCGCCAAGAGCGGAATAGCAATCAGCAAGTTCAATACTATCGCCATAAAATTTTGACTTTTCGACTGCAAGATGCATATAATACAAAGCGCTGTCAGTATTACCCAATGCTCCATACGATTGTCCGACATTCGAAATGAGTGTTATGATCCTGATATCTTCCTTGATTTTACTCAACTGATAACCTTTCAGCTCGTATTCCAGCGATTTCGTGTAATCATTCTGTTCGAAAAAGATACCTGCTATGGAACCGTAAACCGCTGCAAGCAAATTAGCAGATCCGGACTTTTCAGCAATAGGGATCACACCCTGAAGAATTTTTAATGCAGTTTCATAATTGCCAATCCGCGACTCCACCGCTCCGAGTTGAGTGGTGTATTTTGTTTCCGAGATAAGGTTTCCGAGTTGTTGTGTTATGCTTATCGAGCGCATGAAATAGTTTCTCGCAGAATCAATATTGCCTTCCTCAGCATATACTTTAGCCAGCGTGAAATAACTTCTCATGAGGGAAACAGGGCTCTTTATTTTTTCTGCAATTGCAATACTTTCTTTGGAATGTGTGGCTGCTTCCTGAAGGTCAGTAACAATTAATTCCTCTGCAAGCCGCACCAGATAATAGGCTCTTACGGAATCCTGCTGAGGATGATTTTGCACCATCCTTCTTAAACTATCTGCAATTTGAGTCTGAGCACGCAGGGTGCCGGAAAGAGGAAGCGTCAATAATAGTATAATCAGCGTTCGAAGTAATACTTTCATAAGCAATGTGCTGCTGTTATCAGATGAATATTGGTGTTAATTTTCTCAAGTAATATCCTGATGCTTAAAAGCTGACGAGACATTCTGTTCTCCGTAAAATAAATTGATCTTGATGAATAATCGTTGCTTTTCTTCTGATTGCTATCGGAAAGGAGCATGCTAACAGTTCAAGGAGGGAGCATGAAATGCAGTTTGCCTGATCTTATTTTCTGCTTCATCTTCCTCTCAAATTCCCGCTAAATCAATCCTTCATCCCGAATAATAACCGGATTTGGTTTGGGCTTCCCGCTGCATCTATTTTCGTTCGAACAAAAATCAACAACTATGAAAAAAATTTTCTCAATTGCCTTTGCGCTCTTCGCCGGATTTGCTGTGGCTTATGCGCAAAACACTTTTCCTGCAACGGGAGCCGCAGGAATTGGGACAAGCACGCCAAACGCGTCTTCACTTCTTGACATCACTTCTACCACCAAGGGAGTGCTGATTCCCCGTATGACAAAAGCACAACGTGATGCTATAGCGGCACCTGTAGAAGGGCTGATGATTTATCAGACCAACAGCACACAGGGATTTTATTTTTATGATGGTAATTCATGGGAACCCGTTTCAGCAAAAGGCGCCACCAAATCATTGGGAAATTTAGTGTCACCTACAACTGTCGGAGTAGACCTGCTGCCTGGAACTGATAACCTGGTCAACATAGGTTCGTCTGCATTTTCCTGGAAAGATATTTTTGCTGAGGGAAATGCTTATGTAGGAAATGGAATTCACATTGGCGGAACCACTTTGCCGGCAGCGCGTCTGGAGATCACACCTACGAGCACTATTCCTGCAGCTATAAGAGTGAACCCTTTTGTGTCAGGTATTACGGGCGGCACCGGTGAAATGCAGTTTATGGAAACTGTTGCCAACGGAACCAACTACGTTGGTTTCAAGGCACCAGCCTCCATTTCAGCCAATAAAGTATGGACCTTGCCTGCTGCTGATGGAACCAATGGACAGGTACTTTCTACCAATGGCGCCGGTGCATTAAGTTGGGTTACCGGAACAGGAGGAGGAGCTGAAACTGATCCGCAGGTTGGCACTAACACTACCAGTTTTGTTCCACGTTGGAATGGCACCGCATTAGTTACCGGAAGCATGTATGATGATGGAACCAATATTGGTATTGGATCTTCTTCACCGCTTGCTAAAGTGTATATAAATTCTGATGCTTCTCCAACCGTTCCCAATCTCTGGATCAATGAATCAACAGGTACAGATTATGCCCGCCTTCGCTTTTCTTCCATAGCAGGTGATGAAAGAAAATGGGAAATCGTTACAAAAACTTCCAACACGCTCGAAACTGCCAACACTTTTATTATTAGTCAGACTCACCTCAACCCTGTTAGCCAGGCTTTTGATTCAGATAGTCGTCTGGTGATTGATAATTCGGGACAAGTAGGTATTGGTACTTCATTGCCGCTTGCCCGCTTGAATGTAACGGCCGATGATGACGAGGTTCCTTTCCTTATTTCTGATAACCAGTTAGGTACCATTCTAAAGGTTACTCCTGGATCCACAGGCGGTTTGTCCGTCGGAAACGGCACTGCTCCAAGCCATGGATTAATGGTTACCGGT includes these proteins:
- a CDS encoding tetratricopeptide repeat protein, whose protein sequence is MKVLLRTLIILLLTLPLSGTLRAQTQIADSLRRMVQNHPQQDSVRAYYLVRLAEELIVTDLQEAATHSKESIAIAEKIKSPVSLMRSYFTLAKVYAEEGNIDSARNYFMRSISITQQLGNLISETKYTTQLGAVESRIGNYETALKILQGVIPIAEKSGSANLLAAVYGSIAGIFFEQNDYTKSLEYELKGYQLSKIKEDIRIITLISNVGQSYGALGNTDSALYYMHLAVEKSKFYGDSIELADCYSALGDQYRETRNLDSSIYYYQLALTLYNDNGYENLLVGGTYGGAAEIYLLRKDYKSALEYYKKSEALLEPADFQDQLEYTLKGLANTYAGMGDYENAFKYALKYESLHDTLNAIAKTSATEQLERKYSIAQKEKEIELLNKEKLLQQKEVNQQRLIKNLLIAGVAVLLMIAFLLFNRYQIKQRAGKQLQLQNKVIEEQKQRAEKEQLRAEKSEKFKSQFLANMSHEIRTPLNAISGFTSLLFDEESPEKKLRYLNTIKKSTDNLLVVINDVLDLSKLEAGKMQFEKAPFRLHDVLNLIYETFELKAAEKKLNWKLQVGEHVPPLLSGDAARLTQVLMNLTANAMKFTTAGTVVLSTSADPVAKTITFSLTDTGPGIPKDQLQKIFESFSQADSNKKSSGGTGLGLTISRTLVEMMQGTLEVDSNEGMGSVFSFTIPYTIPTSAEWQLLQQNELVYEEDMGEELQGISILVAEDNEYNQLLIHDMLKRYIPNVTVRICKNGKEILSALAPVTTSNDSGITANDFHLILMDVQMPEMDGFETTAIIRNELKNSIPIIALTASVIRSDIDKCLEAGMNSYVPKPFSAKELLKAIGSSLGKKMDGRHKENSTEEDKPVLSETIIQPTEKYQWIHLDHLEHLVAGDAVQVTRYLRLFYELIPARMSTLKKALETQDFTLIRKTVHVMKPQMASLGLSRAKKLAETIESNYHREERITGDVELLMNDCTAALEEVKNELKVNS